From a region of the Oryza sativa Japonica Group chromosome 6, ASM3414082v1 genome:
- the LOC4340826 gene encoding eRAD-associated E3 ubiquitin-protein ligase HRD1 isoform X1 → MIRLQTYAAFSLMATATAVYYAFSSREQFYPAMVYLSTSKICFVLLLNTGLVAMCVAWQLVKRLFLGTLREAEVERLNEQAWREVVEILFAVTIFRQDFSVSFLAMVAALLLVKALHWLAQKRVEYIETTPSVPMLSHARIVSFMLFLLVVDCLFLSNSLRSLIHKREASVAIFFSFEYMILATSTVSTFVKYIFYVSDMLMEGQWEKKAVYTFYLELISDLVHLSLYMLFFIAIFLNYGVPLHLIRELYETFRNFRIRIADYVRYRKITSNMNERFPDATADELNASDATCIICREEMTTAKKLLCGHLFHVHCLRSWLERQHTCPTCRAPILPPDNGRTAARPHGVHPGVQPGNGTPGSERAAGENISRRQAKLEAAASAASLYGRSFAYPPANNLNRYSTPPQSTSNGPQSGEASTSNQSPKGHATADPSAPTFYARGAVSSVTTTRELESSLQKAYENAIKSQIEMLQIQLQMFQHGATSSATNNENGEHTKSD, encoded by the exons atgattCGGCTGCAGACGTACGCGGCGTTCAGcctgatggcgacggcgacggcggtgtaCTACGCGTTCAGCAGCAGGGAGCAGTTCTACCCGGCGATGGTGTACCTCTCCACCTCCAAGATCTGCTTCGTGCTGCTCCTCAACACGGGCCTCGTCGCCATGTGCGTCGCCTGGCAGCTCGTCAAGCGGCTCTTCCTGGGGACGCTCCGGGAGGCCGAGGTGGAGCGGCTCAACGAGCAGGCGTGGCGGGAGGTGGTGGAGATCCTCTTCGCGGTCACCATCTTCAGGCAGGACTTCTCCGTCTCCTTCCTCGCCATGGTCGCCGCGCTGCTGCTCGTCAAGGCGCTGCACTGGCTCGCGCAGAAGAGGGTCGAGTACATCGAGACCACGCCCTCCGTGCCCATGCTGTCGCACGCCAGGATCGTCTCCTTCATGCTGTTCCTGCTCGTCGTCGACTGCCTCTTCCTGTCCAACTCGCTCAGGTCGCTCATACACAAGCGGGAGGCGTCTGTTGCAATCTTCTTTTCGTTTGA GTACATGATACTAGCAACATCCACAGTATCGACATTCGTGAAATATATATTCTATGTCAGTGACATGCTAATGGAAGGTCAATGGGAGAAAAAGGCAGTGTATACATTTTACTTGGAGCTCATCAGTGACCTTGTACACTTGTCTTTGTATATGCTCTTCTTCATAGCTATCTTCCT GAACTATGGTGTCCCACTGCACTTGATACGTGAGCTGTATGAGACATTTCGCAACTTCAGAATCCGTATCGCGGATTATGTACGCTACAGAAAGATAACTTCCAACATGAATGAAAGATTTCCAGATGCCACAGCAGATGAGCTCAATGC GAGTGATGCTACATGTATTATTTGCCGTGAGGAGATGACCACAGCAAAAAAGCTGCTTTGTGGGCACCTGTTCCATGTCCATTGTTTGAGGTCATGGTTAGAACGCCAACACACTTGCCCTACATGTAGAGCTCCAATTCTGCCCCCAGATAATGGGCGTACTGCAGCACGTCCGCATGGAGTTCATCCTGGAGTTCAGCCTG GTAATGGCACACCAGGTTCAGAACGAGCAGCAGGTGAGAACATAAGCAGGCGCCAAGCAAAACTTGAAGCAGCTGCTTCGGCTGCTTCCCTATATGGGAGATCCTTTGCTTATCCTCCAGCGAACAATTTGAACAG GTATTCAACTCCTCCACAGTCTACATCAAATGGTCCACAATCAGGAGAAGCAAGTACTTCCAATCAATCGCCAAAAGGCCATGCAACTGCCGATCCTTCAGCGCCTACTTTTTATGCACGTGGTGCTGTTAGTTCAGTGACAACTACCAGGGAACTTGAAAGTTCACTGCAGAAGGCATATGAAAATGCTATAAAGAGCCAGATAGAG ATGTTGCAAATCCAGCTGCAAATGTTTCAGCATGGGGCTACTTCATCAGCGACTAACAATGAAAACGGTGAGCACACAAAAAGCGACTGA
- the LOC4340826 gene encoding eRAD-associated E3 ubiquitin-protein ligase HRD1 yields the protein MIRLQTYAAFSLMATATAVYYAFSSREQFYPAMVYLSTSKICFVLLLNTGLVAMCVAWQLVKRLFLGTLREAEVERLNEQAWREVVEILFAVTIFRQDFSVSFLAMVAALLLVKALHWLAQKRVEYIETTPSVPMLSHARIVSFMLFLLVVDCLFLSNSLRSLIHKREASVAIFFSFEYMILATSTVSTFVKYIFYVSDMLMEGQWEKKAVYTFYLELISDLVHLSLYMLFFIAIFLNYGVPLHLIRELYETFRNFRIRIADYVRYRKITSNMNERFPDATADELNASDATCIICREEMTTAKKLLCGHLFHVHCLRSWLERQHTCPTCRAPILPPDNGRTAARPHGVHPGVQPVPGNGTPGSERAAGENISRRQAKLEAAASAASLYGRSFAYPPANNLNRYSTPPQSTSNGPQSGEASTSNQSPKGHATADPSAPTFYARGAVSSVTTTRELESSLQKAYENAIKSQIEMLQIQLQMFQHGATSSATNNENGEHTKSD from the exons atgattCGGCTGCAGACGTACGCGGCGTTCAGcctgatggcgacggcgacggcggtgtaCTACGCGTTCAGCAGCAGGGAGCAGTTCTACCCGGCGATGGTGTACCTCTCCACCTCCAAGATCTGCTTCGTGCTGCTCCTCAACACGGGCCTCGTCGCCATGTGCGTCGCCTGGCAGCTCGTCAAGCGGCTCTTCCTGGGGACGCTCCGGGAGGCCGAGGTGGAGCGGCTCAACGAGCAGGCGTGGCGGGAGGTGGTGGAGATCCTCTTCGCGGTCACCATCTTCAGGCAGGACTTCTCCGTCTCCTTCCTCGCCATGGTCGCCGCGCTGCTGCTCGTCAAGGCGCTGCACTGGCTCGCGCAGAAGAGGGTCGAGTACATCGAGACCACGCCCTCCGTGCCCATGCTGTCGCACGCCAGGATCGTCTCCTTCATGCTGTTCCTGCTCGTCGTCGACTGCCTCTTCCTGTCCAACTCGCTCAGGTCGCTCATACACAAGCGGGAGGCGTCTGTTGCAATCTTCTTTTCGTTTGA GTACATGATACTAGCAACATCCACAGTATCGACATTCGTGAAATATATATTCTATGTCAGTGACATGCTAATGGAAGGTCAATGGGAGAAAAAGGCAGTGTATACATTTTACTTGGAGCTCATCAGTGACCTTGTACACTTGTCTTTGTATATGCTCTTCTTCATAGCTATCTTCCT GAACTATGGTGTCCCACTGCACTTGATACGTGAGCTGTATGAGACATTTCGCAACTTCAGAATCCGTATCGCGGATTATGTACGCTACAGAAAGATAACTTCCAACATGAATGAAAGATTTCCAGATGCCACAGCAGATGAGCTCAATGC GAGTGATGCTACATGTATTATTTGCCGTGAGGAGATGACCACAGCAAAAAAGCTGCTTTGTGGGCACCTGTTCCATGTCCATTGTTTGAGGTCATGGTTAGAACGCCAACACACTTGCCCTACATGTAGAGCTCCAATTCTGCCCCCAGATAATGGGCGTACTGCAGCACGTCCGCATGGAGTTCATCCTGGAGTTCAGCCTG ttcCAGGTAATGGCACACCAGGTTCAGAACGAGCAGCAGGTGAGAACATAAGCAGGCGCCAAGCAAAACTTGAAGCAGCTGCTTCGGCTGCTTCCCTATATGGGAGATCCTTTGCTTATCCTCCAGCGAACAATTTGAACAG GTATTCAACTCCTCCACAGTCTACATCAAATGGTCCACAATCAGGAGAAGCAAGTACTTCCAATCAATCGCCAAAAGGCCATGCAACTGCCGATCCTTCAGCGCCTACTTTTTATGCACGTGGTGCTGTTAGTTCAGTGACAACTACCAGGGAACTTGAAAGTTCACTGCAGAAGGCATATGAAAATGCTATAAAGAGCCAGATAGAG ATGTTGCAAATCCAGCTGCAAATGTTTCAGCATGGGGCTACTTCATCAGCGACTAACAATGAAAACGGTGAGCACACAAAAAGCGACTGA
- the LOC4340827 gene encoding protein FATTY ACID EXPORT 1, chloroplastic, producing MAAAVAAQLRGPSAAAARRWPAPSGGVLRFAPLATSTVPASIARGSLRGVPAGVVLPKPLIAMCMKAEYTSSPVDPNAVAEHTEDENQQPTTVSPTNAEIDIDQEAVPQHKGAIIHDFCLGIPFGGILFSMGLVGFLFWRSTVSLTFGVAPGLAILALGVLSLKVWRSGKSSLPFILAQAAVAAAVAWKHFQAYTTTKKLLPWAFYTALSAAMICFYSYVLLAGGNPPPKKKAAVAQ from the exons atggcggcggcggtggcggcgcagctcCGCGggccctcggcggcggcggcgaggaggtggccggcCCCCTCCGGCGGCGTCCTCCGCTTCGCGCCGCTCGCTACGTCGACGGTCCCGGCGTCGATCGCCCGGGGATCGCTCCGCGGGGTTCCCGCTGGCGTCGTGCTGCCCAAG CCATTGATAGCAATGTGCATGAAGGCGGAGTATACCAGCAGTCCTGTTGATCCTAATGCTGTCGCGGAGCATACAGAAGATGAAAATCAACAGCCAACCACTGTATCGCCTACTAATGCAGAAATAGACATAGACCAAGAGGCTGTTCCTCAACACAAGGGTGCAATAATACATGACTTTTGCCTAGGGATCCCTTTTG GTGGAATTTTATTTTCCATGGGCCTTGTTGGATTTCTGTTTTGGAGGAGTACCGTAAGTCTTACTTTCGGTGTTGCACCTGGCCTTGCAATATTGGCCCTTGGTGTGCTTAGCCTTAAGGTTTGGAGGAGTGGCAAGTCAAGCTTGCCATTCATACTGGCACAAGCAG CTGTTGCTGCTGCGGTAGCATGGAAGCACTTCCAGGCGTACACCACA ACAAAGAAACTGCTTCCCTGGGCTTTTTACACTGCACTCAG TGCCGCTATGATCTGCTTCTACTCATATGTGCTACTTGCTGGGGGGAATCCACCACCAAAGAAGAAGGCAGCAGTTGCTCAATAA
- the LOC4340827 gene encoding protein FATTY ACID EXPORT 1, chloroplastic isoform X1, which produces MAAAVAAQLRGPSAAAARRWPAPSGGVLRFAPLATSTVPASIARGSLRGVPAGVVLPKFMALQPLIAMCMKAEYTSSPVDPNAVAEHTEDENQQPTTVSPTNAEIDIDQEAVPQHKGAIIHDFCLGIPFGGILFSMGLVGFLFWRSTVSLTFGVAPGLAILALGVLSLKVWRSGKSSLPFILAQAAVAAAVAWKHFQAYTTTKKLLPWAFYTALSAAMICFYSYVLLAGGNPPPKKKAAVAQ; this is translated from the exons atggcggcggcggtggcggcgcagctcCGCGggccctcggcggcggcggcgaggaggtggccggcCCCCTCCGGCGGCGTCCTCCGCTTCGCGCCGCTCGCTACGTCGACGGTCCCGGCGTCGATCGCCCGGGGATCGCTCCGCGGGGTTCCCGCTGGCGTCGTGCTGCCCAAG TTTATGGCCTTGCAGCCATTGATAGCAATGTGCATGAAGGCGGAGTATACCAGCAGTCCTGTTGATCCTAATGCTGTCGCGGAGCATACAGAAGATGAAAATCAACAGCCAACCACTGTATCGCCTACTAATGCAGAAATAGACATAGACCAAGAGGCTGTTCCTCAACACAAGGGTGCAATAATACATGACTTTTGCCTAGGGATCCCTTTTG GTGGAATTTTATTTTCCATGGGCCTTGTTGGATTTCTGTTTTGGAGGAGTACCGTAAGTCTTACTTTCGGTGTTGCACCTGGCCTTGCAATATTGGCCCTTGGTGTGCTTAGCCTTAAGGTTTGGAGGAGTGGCAAGTCAAGCTTGCCATTCATACTGGCACAAGCAG CTGTTGCTGCTGCGGTAGCATGGAAGCACTTCCAGGCGTACACCACA ACAAAGAAACTGCTTCCCTGGGCTTTTTACACTGCACTCAG TGCCGCTATGATCTGCTTCTACTCATATGTGCTACTTGCTGGGGGGAATCCACCACCAAAGAAGAAGGCAGCAGTTGCTCAATAA